One region of Camelina sativa cultivar DH55 chromosome 6, Cs, whole genome shotgun sequence genomic DNA includes:
- the LOC109133277 gene encoding disease resistance protein RPH8A-like: MGGVGKTTLARQIFHHETVRRHFSGFALSLRPKNEEQRILEMTVSGLQDELFKLLETEKCLIVLDDMWSSAAWELIHWFLYLAHFPEDYEIQTDTLFNYWVAEGIVAVHNEETTIVDVAEDYLEELVKRSMVLVGKRNTVTSRIESCRLHDTVREVCLFKAKEENFIQFFNAQSLVTNATNAPSPAVSTNRSRRLARFTRQVVHIPNVLKKMKNLKYLMLPDELTNKTKLELSGLRKLETLKNFSLHHSSAKDLIDMTKLRTLWICCASVNPEEEVLPLSLGASLKQLEELMLYNKRNGQAQAVKIDAGAFVSGFVKLNQLGLDIKIYKLRNELQFPSWIRPQDKVRSLKLYLM; this comes from the exons ATGGGCGGTGTTGGGAAAACCACTCTAGCTAGACAAATTTTTCATCATGAGACGGTGCGGCGTCATTTCAGTGGATTCGCTTTG AGCCTTAGGCCGAAAAATGAGGAACAGAGGATTTTGGAGATGACAGTGTCTGGACTCCAAGATGAGCTGTTTAAGCTACTTGAAACCGAGAAATGTTTGATTGTCCTTGATGACATGTGGAGCAGTGCAGCTTGGGAGCTTATA CACTGGTTTCTTTACCTTGCCCATTTCCCGGAAGATTATGAGATACAAACAGACACATTGTTCAATTACTGGGTCGCAGAAGGAATAGTGGCGGTGCATAATGAAGAGACTACTATTGTAGATGTAGCTGAGGATTATTTGGAGGAGTTGGTTAAAAGGAGTATGGTATTAGTGGGGAAGAGGAACACTGTGACATCAAGAATTGAATCTTGTCGTCTGCATGACACTGTTAGAGAAGTCTGTTTATTTAAAGCCAAAGAAGAGAATTTCATACAATTTTTCAATGCTCAGAGCCTTGTCACGAATGCTACTAACGCTCCATCACCTGCTGTATCCACCAACAGATCACGCAGACTCGCT agatttacGAGACAAGTGGTTCACATACCAAATGTcttaaagaagatgaagaacctGAAATATCTTATGTTACCTGACGAACtaaccaataaaacaaagttgGAACTAAGTGGTTTACGGAAGTTGGAGACCCTCAAGAACTTCTCACTACATCACAGTAGCGCTAAAGATCTCATTGATATGACCAAACTCAGAACGTTGTGGATCTGTTGTGCCTCCGTTAACCCTGAAGAGGAAGTTTTACCTTTGTCGCTCGGTGCATCACTGAAACAGTTGGAGGAGTTGATGttatacaacaaaagaaacGGCCAGGCCCAAGCCGTGAAGATTGATGCAGGAGcctttgtttcaggttttgtaAAACTCAACCAGTTAGGTTTagatataaagatatataaattacGTAATGAACTTCAATTCCCTTCCTGGATTAGACCACAAGACAAGGTTAGAAGTTTAAAATTATACCTAATGTAA
- the LOC104790307 gene encoding alpha-mannosidase At3g26720-like isoform X2 gives MAVKCFSLYLILAAVVLGGVSSEYIEYNTKPRIVPEKINVHLVPHSHDDVGWLKTVDQYYVGSNNSIRGACVQNVLDSVIASLLDDENRKFIYVEMVRFSVFERWWRQQSKAKKVKVKKLVDSGQLEFINGGMCMHDEATPHYIDMIDQTTLGHQFIKSEFGQVPRVGWQIDPFGHSAVQAYLLGAEFGFDSLFFARIDYQDRAKRLREKTLEVIWQGSKSLGSSSQIFTGVFPRHYDPPDGFTFEINDVSAPVQDDPLLFDYNVQERVNDFVAAALAQVNVTRTNHIMWLMGTDFRYQYAYSWFRQMDKFIHYVNKDGRLNVLYSTPSIYTDAKYAANESWPLKTDDFFPYADKPNAYWTGYFTSRPAFKKYVRDLSGYYLAARQLEFLRGRNSSGPTTDMLADALAIAQHHDAVSGTQRQHVAADYALRLSMGYLQAEKLVASSLSFLSAAKSSTEGKNPGTKFQQCPLLNISYCPPSEARLPSGKSLVVVVYNSLGWKREEVVRVPVSSENVIVKDASGKEVVSQLLPLSDITLRIRNEYVKAYLGRSPRNTAKHVLAFTASVPPLGFSSYVISDTGRTSRGPSASDVTSGSMNQNVEVGQGNLKLFYSEEGLKMTRYLSTRNQVTAEQSYAYYIGSNGTDKDPQASGAYVFRPDGVLPIKSQGEAQLTVVRGPLFDEVHQDFNSWISQITRVYKGKNHAEVEFTVGPIPADDGISKEVITKLTTTMKTNGTFYTDSNGRDFIKRIRDFRTDWDLQVYQPVSGNYYPINLGIYMQDKTSELSVLVDRAVGGSSLENGQIELMLHRRMQHDDIRGVGEILNETVCLPEGCKGLTIRGKFYVQIDKPGDGAKWRRTFGQEIYSPLLLAFTEQEGDSWINSHQTTFSAFEPSYSLPKNVALLTLQELENGKVLLRLAHLFEVGEDSEYSVMAKVELKKLFHNKKISQVKETSLSGNQEKAEMEKRRLIWKVEGSAGEEVKRGGAIDAEKLVVELVPMEIRTFLIKFDDHIEMVGDREQQQFAYVLK, from the exons ATGGCGGTCAAatgtttctctctctatctgatTCTAGCGGCGGTTGTACTCGGCGGCGTTAGCTCCGAGTATATAGAGTACAACACAAAACCGAGAATCGTACCTGAAAAAATCAATGTTCACTTAGTTCCTCACTCACACGACGACGTTGGTTGGCTTAAGACCGTTGATCAGTACTACGTCGGTTCTAATAACTCCATTAGG GGAGCTTGTGTACAGAACGTGTTGGATTCTGTAATCGCTTCGTTGCTTGATGATGAAAATAGAAAGTTTATTTATGTTGAGATGGTAAGATTCA GCGTTTTTGAAAGATGGTGGAGGCAACAAAGCAAAGCTAAAAAAGTTAAAGTCAAGAAGCTTGTTGACTCTGGTCAACTAGAGTTCAT aaatggtGGAATGTGTATGCATGATGAGGCGACTCCACATTACATTGACATGATTGATCAGACTACATTAGGCCATCAGTTTATTAAATCTGAGTTTGGTCAGGTTCCTAGAGTTGGTTGGCAGATTGATCCCTTTGGACATTCTGCAGTGCAAGCTTACTTACTTGGAGCTGag TTTGGCTTTGACTCGCTGTTTTTCGCTAGAATTGACTACCAAGACCGTGCAAAGAGATTAAGAGAGAAAACACTTGAGGTTATTTGGCAAGGTTCTAAGTCCCTTGGCTCTTCTTCACAG ATATTCACCGGTGTATTCCCAAGACATTACGACCCTCCTGATGGTTTCACATTTGAAATAAATGATGTATCAGCGCCAGTCCAG GATGATCCTCTCCTTTTTGACTACAATGTTCAAGAGCGAGTTAACGACTTTGTAGCTGCAGCCCTTGCACAG GTCAATGTAACCAGGACAAACCATATCATGTGGTTAATGGGAACTGACTTCCGTTACCAGTATGCATATTCATGGTTCAGACAGATGGACAAGTTTATACATTATGTTAACAAG GATGGGCGTCTCAATGTTCTTTATTCAACACCATCTATTTACACCGATGCAAAATATGCAGCAAACGAATCCTGGCCCCTAAAGACTGATGATTTCTTCCC GTATGCGGACAAACCTAATGCATACTGGACAGGGTACTTTACGAGCAGGCCAGCCTTTAAGAAATACGTGAGGGATTTAAGTGGTTACTATCTG GCAGCTCGACAATTGGAATTCTTGAGAGGTAGGAATAGTTCAGGACCAACAACTGATATGCTAGCCGATGCTTTGGCAATTGCTCAACACCATGATGCAGTTAGTGGTACACAAAGACAACACGTGGCTGCAGATTATGCTCTTAGACTCTCAATGGGTTACCTTCAG GCGGAGAAGTTGGTTGCCTCTTCCCTTTCCTTTTTATCAGCAGCAAAATcaagtactgaagggaagaatCCTGGCACAAAATTTCAGCAG TGTCCTCTGCTTAATATCAGTTACTGTCCTCCATCTGAAGCTCGTCTGCCCAGCGGGAAAAGTCTG GTGGTTGTTGTTTACAACTCTCTTGGATGGAAACGAGAGGAAGTTGTCCGAGTTcct GTGTCATCTGAAAATGTTATCGTGAAAGATGCATCTGGGAAAGAAGTCGTGTCTCAGCTTCTACCTCTTTCAGACATTACATTGAGAATAAGAAATGAGTATGTCAAAGCGTATCTAGGAAGATCACCAAGGAATACTGCAAAACATGTGCTTGCATTTACAGCTTCAGTACCACCTCTTGGGTTCAGCTCGTATGTCATCTCAGACACTGGACGAACAT CGCGTGGACCATCTGCGTCAGATGTTACTTCTGGAAGCATGAATCAAAATGTAGAAGTTGGCCAAGGAAATCTAAAGTTATTCTATTCAGAAGAGGGACTGAAAATGACTCGTTATTTAAGTACAAGAAATCAG GTTACTGCAGAACAATCATATGCTTATTACATTGGAAGCAATGGAACTGACAAGGATCCACAG gCTTCTGGAGCTTACGTTTTTCGACCAGATGGTGTGCTTCCAATTAAATCCCAAGGAGAG GCTCAATTGACTGTTGTTCGGGGGCCTTTGTTTGATGAAGTGCACCAGGATTTTAACTCTTGGATATCACAG ATTACCAGAGTGTACAAGGGAAAAAACCATGCTGAAGTTGAGTTCACT GTTGGGCCTATACCAGCTGATGATGGTATTAGCAAGGAGGTTATCACTAAACTGACAACCACCATGAAGACAAATGGAACATTTTACACAGACTCTAATGGACGTGACTTTATCAAACGG ATTCGGGACTTCAGAACAGATTGGGACTTGCAAGTGTACCAACCGGTTTCTGGAAACTATTATCCT ATAAATCTCGGGATATACATGCAAGATAAAACCTCAGAGCTATCGGTGTTGGTGGATCGTGCTGTAGGAGGGTCCAGCTTAGAGAACGGCCAGATCGAGTTGATGCTTCATCG GAGAATGCAGCATGATGATATAAGAGGTGTTGGCGAGATTCTTAATGAAACAGTCTGTCTCCCTGAAGGATGCAAAGGATTAACA ATACGAGGGAAGTTTTATGTACAGATAGATAAACCTGGAGATGGTGCAAAATGGCGTCGAACATTTGGTCAAGAAATTTATTCACCACTGCTTCTAGCATTCACAGAACAG gaaGGAGATAGTTGGATTAATTCACATCAGACGACTTTCTCAGCATTTGAACCGTCATACTCATTACCAAAAAACGTCGCATTACTCACGCTCCAG GAGTTGGAAAATGGGAAAGTTCTTTTAAGGCTTGCTCACTTATTCGAG GTTGGTGAGGATAGTGAGTACTCAGTTATGGCAAAAGTAGAGCTGAAGAAACTATTTCACAACAAAAAG ATAAGCCAAGTGAAAGAGACAAGTCTTTCAGGGAACCAAGAGAAGGcggagatggagaagagaagGCTAATCTGGAAAGTAGAAGGCTCGGCCGGGGAAGAAGTGAAAAGGGGAGGAGCAATAGACGCGGAGAAGCTAGTGGTTGAGCTAGTTCCGATGGAAATCCGAACCTTCTTAATCAAGTTTGATGATCACATTGAAATGGTTGGTGATAGAGAACAGCAACAATTTGCATACGTTTTGAAATAA
- the LOC104790307 gene encoding alpha-mannosidase At3g26720-like isoform X1 has protein sequence MCMHDEATPHYIDMIDQTTLGHQFIKSEFGQVPRVGWQIDPFGHSAVQAYLLGAEFGFDSLFFARIDYQDRAKRLREKTLEVIWQGSKSLGSSSQIFTGVFPRHYDPPDGFTFEINDVSAPVQDDPLLFDYNVQERVNDFVAAALAQVNVTRTNHIMWLMGTDFRYQYAYSWFRQMDKFIHYVNKDGRLNVLYSTPSIYTDAKYAANESWPLKTDDFFPYADKPNAYWTGYFTSRPAFKKYVRDLSGYYLAARQLEFLRGRNSSGPTTDMLADALAIAQHHDAVSGTQRQHVAADYALRLSMGYLQAEKLVASSLSFLSAAKSSTEGKNPGTKFQQCPLLNISYCPPSEARLPSGKSLVVVVYNSLGWKREEVVRVPVSSENVIVKDASGKEVVSQLLPLSDITLRIRNEYVKAYLGRSPRNTAKHVLAFTASVPPLGFSSYVISDTGRTSRGPSASDVTSGSMNQNVEVGQGNLKLFYSEEGLKMTRYLSTRNQVTAEQSYAYYIGSNGTDKDPQASGAYVFRPDGVLPIKSQGEAQLTVVRGPLFDEVHQDFNSWISQITRVYKGKNHAEVEFTVGPIPADDGISKEVITKLTTTMKTNGTFYTDSNGRDFIKRIRDFRTDWDLQVYQPVSGNYYPINLGIYMQDKTSELSVLVDRAVGGSSLENGQIELMLHRRMQHDDIRGVGEILNETVCLPEGCKGLTIRGKFYVQIDKPGDGAKWRRTFGQEIYSPLLLAFTEQEGDSWINSHQTTFSAFEPSYSLPKNVALLTLQELENGKVLLRLAHLFEVGEDSEYSVMAKVELKKLFHNKKISQVKETSLSGNQEKAEMEKRRLIWKVEGSAGEEVKRGGAIDAEKLVVELVPMEIRTFLIKFDDHIEMVGDREQQQFAYVLK, from the exons ATGTGTATGCATGATGAGGCGACTCCACATTACATTGACATGATTGATCAGACTACATTAGGCCATCAGTTTATTAAATCTGAGTTTGGTCAGGTTCCTAGAGTTGGTTGGCAGATTGATCCCTTTGGACATTCTGCAGTGCAAGCTTACTTACTTGGAGCTGag TTTGGCTTTGACTCGCTGTTTTTCGCTAGAATTGACTACCAAGACCGTGCAAAGAGATTAAGAGAGAAAACACTTGAGGTTATTTGGCAAGGTTCTAAGTCCCTTGGCTCTTCTTCACAG ATATTCACCGGTGTATTCCCAAGACATTACGACCCTCCTGATGGTTTCACATTTGAAATAAATGATGTATCAGCGCCAGTCCAG GATGATCCTCTCCTTTTTGACTACAATGTTCAAGAGCGAGTTAACGACTTTGTAGCTGCAGCCCTTGCACAG GTCAATGTAACCAGGACAAACCATATCATGTGGTTAATGGGAACTGACTTCCGTTACCAGTATGCATATTCATGGTTCAGACAGATGGACAAGTTTATACATTATGTTAACAAG GATGGGCGTCTCAATGTTCTTTATTCAACACCATCTATTTACACCGATGCAAAATATGCAGCAAACGAATCCTGGCCCCTAAAGACTGATGATTTCTTCCC GTATGCGGACAAACCTAATGCATACTGGACAGGGTACTTTACGAGCAGGCCAGCCTTTAAGAAATACGTGAGGGATTTAAGTGGTTACTATCTG GCAGCTCGACAATTGGAATTCTTGAGAGGTAGGAATAGTTCAGGACCAACAACTGATATGCTAGCCGATGCTTTGGCAATTGCTCAACACCATGATGCAGTTAGTGGTACACAAAGACAACACGTGGCTGCAGATTATGCTCTTAGACTCTCAATGGGTTACCTTCAG GCGGAGAAGTTGGTTGCCTCTTCCCTTTCCTTTTTATCAGCAGCAAAATcaagtactgaagggaagaatCCTGGCACAAAATTTCAGCAG TGTCCTCTGCTTAATATCAGTTACTGTCCTCCATCTGAAGCTCGTCTGCCCAGCGGGAAAAGTCTG GTGGTTGTTGTTTACAACTCTCTTGGATGGAAACGAGAGGAAGTTGTCCGAGTTcct GTGTCATCTGAAAATGTTATCGTGAAAGATGCATCTGGGAAAGAAGTCGTGTCTCAGCTTCTACCTCTTTCAGACATTACATTGAGAATAAGAAATGAGTATGTCAAAGCGTATCTAGGAAGATCACCAAGGAATACTGCAAAACATGTGCTTGCATTTACAGCTTCAGTACCACCTCTTGGGTTCAGCTCGTATGTCATCTCAGACACTGGACGAACAT CGCGTGGACCATCTGCGTCAGATGTTACTTCTGGAAGCATGAATCAAAATGTAGAAGTTGGCCAAGGAAATCTAAAGTTATTCTATTCAGAAGAGGGACTGAAAATGACTCGTTATTTAAGTACAAGAAATCAG GTTACTGCAGAACAATCATATGCTTATTACATTGGAAGCAATGGAACTGACAAGGATCCACAG gCTTCTGGAGCTTACGTTTTTCGACCAGATGGTGTGCTTCCAATTAAATCCCAAGGAGAG GCTCAATTGACTGTTGTTCGGGGGCCTTTGTTTGATGAAGTGCACCAGGATTTTAACTCTTGGATATCACAG ATTACCAGAGTGTACAAGGGAAAAAACCATGCTGAAGTTGAGTTCACT GTTGGGCCTATACCAGCTGATGATGGTATTAGCAAGGAGGTTATCACTAAACTGACAACCACCATGAAGACAAATGGAACATTTTACACAGACTCTAATGGACGTGACTTTATCAAACGG ATTCGGGACTTCAGAACAGATTGGGACTTGCAAGTGTACCAACCGGTTTCTGGAAACTATTATCCT ATAAATCTCGGGATATACATGCAAGATAAAACCTCAGAGCTATCGGTGTTGGTGGATCGTGCTGTAGGAGGGTCCAGCTTAGAGAACGGCCAGATCGAGTTGATGCTTCATCG GAGAATGCAGCATGATGATATAAGAGGTGTTGGCGAGATTCTTAATGAAACAGTCTGTCTCCCTGAAGGATGCAAAGGATTAACA ATACGAGGGAAGTTTTATGTACAGATAGATAAACCTGGAGATGGTGCAAAATGGCGTCGAACATTTGGTCAAGAAATTTATTCACCACTGCTTCTAGCATTCACAGAACAG gaaGGAGATAGTTGGATTAATTCACATCAGACGACTTTCTCAGCATTTGAACCGTCATACTCATTACCAAAAAACGTCGCATTACTCACGCTCCAG GAGTTGGAAAATGGGAAAGTTCTTTTAAGGCTTGCTCACTTATTCGAG GTTGGTGAGGATAGTGAGTACTCAGTTATGGCAAAAGTAGAGCTGAAGAAACTATTTCACAACAAAAAG ATAAGCCAAGTGAAAGAGACAAGTCTTTCAGGGAACCAAGAGAAGGcggagatggagaagagaagGCTAATCTGGAAAGTAGAAGGCTCGGCCGGGGAAGAAGTGAAAAGGGGAGGAGCAATAGACGCGGAGAAGCTAGTGGTTGAGCTAGTTCCGATGGAAATCCGAACCTTCTTAATCAAGTTTGATGATCACATTGAAATGGTTGGTGATAGAGAACAGCAACAATTTGCATACGTTTTGAAATAA
- the LOC104793925 gene encoding uncharacterized protein LOC104793925, with the protein MALVPVVNPPIGVEFDEEGEDRDEFHIDKLATDFTETEESIRHNVYPESDDESEGNGRGGAARGGTPIVRGDGIMYKGQRFYNGIAFKECVTDYALATGCNLKQYRYDRDRIGFRCVGAKGKCQWKVYAASLHNESMWRITKYTNTHVCVPNGDCEMFKVPVIARLFLDKIREEPDYYMLLKMEQTIMEKWKISATRGQCQAARRKALAWISSEYDTLFERLRDYGAEILEANQRSVVEIDTVKNDDGHDVFKRFYVCFDVLRKTWKKSCRPLIGVDGCFLKEKIKGQLLVALGRDSDNAIYPIAWSVVQVENTDNWSWFVNRLKIDLELGDGDGYIMVSDRQKGLIKAVELELPKIEHRKCVRHIYGNLKKMHPNKNQLKKMLWDLAWSYNTRDYEERLERIHAYDSKVHEDVMKTKPRTWCRAFHKIGSYCEDVENNSVESFNNTINKAREKPFVAMLETVRRLAMVRIAKRSAISHSHEGLCTPYVTCFLADEHKATSTCFVYPSTNGAYEVYLGYDKHRVCLNARTCTCMKFQICGIPCEHAYGLIIKKTLVAEGYVCEWFKTAKWRENYTDGLVPQRGPRFWPSTGGENVYPPPKPDDEKIDKKRKKGVNESPTKKQPKQKKKNHALWDLWCS; encoded by the exons ATGGCGTTAGTCCCCGTTGTTAATCCACCTATTGGAGTGGAGTTCGACGAGGAAGGCGAGGATCGAGATGAATTTCACATCGATAAGCTTGCGACAGATTTTACAGAAACGGAGGAATCGATTCGTCATAACGTGTATCCAGAGAGTGACGACGAGTCTGAGGGTAATGGTCGTGGTGGTGCCGCGCGTGGGGGGACACCGATCGTTCGTGGCGATGGTATAATGTATAAAGGGCAGAGATTCTACAATGGAATCGCGTTTAAGGAGTGTGTGACTGACTATGCACTGGCAACAGGTTGTAATCTGAAGCAATACAGGTACGATAGAGATAGAATCGGGTTTAGGTGTGTTGGTGCTAAGGGAAAATGTCAATGGAAAGTTTATGCTGCGTCTCTTCATAATGAGTCGATGTGGAGGATTACGAAGTACACGAACACCCATGTTTGTGTGCCTAATGGAGACTGTGAGATGTTTAAAGTTCCAGTCATAGCTAGGTTATTTCTTGATAAGATTAGAGAAGAACCGGATTATTACATGCTTTTGAAGATGGAACAGACCATAATGGAGAAGTGGAAGATATCAGCTACGAGGGGTCAATGTCAAGCTGCTAGGAGAAAGGCATTGGCATGGATATCGAGTGAATATGACACTCTATTTGAACGTCTTCGAGACTATGGAGCTGAGATATTGGAAGCAAATCAAAGGTCTGTGGTAGAGATTGATACGGTGAAGAATGATGATGGTCATGATGTGTTTAAGCGGTTCTATGTTTGCTTTGATGTTCTTagaaaaacatggaaaaaatcCTGCAGGCCACTAATTGGGGTTGATGGTTGCTTCTTAAAGGAAAAGATCAAGGGTCAGTTGTTGGTGGCTTTAGGAAGAGATTCTGACAATGCTATCTACCCAATAGCCTGGAGTGTTGTTCAGGTTGAGAACACAGATAATTGGAGCTGGTTTGTGAATAGGCTGAAGATAGACTTGGAGTTAGGAGATGGAGATGGTTACATCATGGTTTCTGATCGccaaaag GGATTGATTAAGGCTGTTGAGTTAGAATTACCAAAGATTGAGCATCGTAAATGTGTTAGGCACATTTATGGTAACCTAAAGAAGATGCATCCAAACAAGAACCAATTGAAGAAAATGCTTTGGGATCTAGCTTGGAGCTACAACACTAGAGATTACGAAGAGAGATTGGAGAGGATTCACGCATACGATAGCAAGGTCCATGAAGATGTCATGAAGACTAAACCAAGAACATGGTGTAGGGCATTCCACAAGATTGGCAGCTATTGTGAGGATGTTGAAAACAACTCAGTGGAGTCCTTCAACAATACAATCAACAAGGCGAGAGAGAAACCATTTGTGGCTATGCTAGAGACTGTTAGAAGGCTTGCCATGGTTCGGATTGCTAAACGGTCTGCTATTTCTCATTCACATGAAG GATTATGCACTCCATATGTGACATGTTTCCTTGCTGATGAGCATAAGGCAACTTCTACATGCTTTGTATATCCCAGCACAAATGGAGCGTATGAAGTTTACTTGGGATACGACAAACACCGAGTATGTTTAAATGCCAGAACTTGTACTTGCATGAAGTTTCAGATTTGTGGAATTCCATGCGAACATGCTTATGGACTGATAATCAAGAAGACATTGGTAGCTGAAGGCTATGTGTGTGAATGGTTCAAAACTGCTAAGTGGAGAGAGAATTACACAGACGGGCTTGTTCCACAAAGAGGTCCACGTTTTTGGCCTTCCACTGGGGGTGAAAATGTGTATCCACCTCCAAAGCCGGACGATGAAAAGAtcgacaagaagaggaagaaaggtgTTAATGAGTCACCTACCAAGAAGcaaccaaagcaaaaaaaaaagaatcatgcaTTGTGGGATTTGTGGTGCAGCTGA